A single Rattus norvegicus strain BN/NHsdMcwi chromosome 5, GRCr8, whole genome shotgun sequence DNA region contains:
- the Esrp1 gene encoding epithelial splicing regulatory protein 1 isoform X11, giving the protein MSRYGASQVEDMGNIILAMISEPYNHRFSDPERVNYKFESGTCSKTELIDGNTVVRARGLPWQSSDQDIARFFKGLNIAKGGAALCLNAQGRRNGEALVRFVSEEHRDLALQRHKHHMGTRYIEVYKATGEDFLKIAGGTSNEVAQFLSKENQVIVRMRGLPFTATAEEVVAFFGQHCPITGGKEGILFVTYPDGRPTGDAFVLFACEEYAQNALRKHKDLLGKRYIELFRSTAAEVQQVLNRFSSAPLIPLPTAPIIPVLPQQFVPPTNVRDCVRLRGLPYAATIEDILDFLGEFSTDIRTHGVHMVLNHQGRPSGDAFIQMKSTDRAFMAAQKYHKKTMKDRYVEVFQCSAEEMNFVLMGGTLNRNGLSPPPCLSPPSYTFPAPAAVIPTEAAIYQPSLLLNPRALQPSTAYYPAGTQLFMNYTAYYPSV; this is encoded by the exons ATGTCCAGATACGGAGCCTCCCAAGTTGAAGACATGGGGAACATAATTTTAGCGATGATCTCAGAGCCCTACA ATCACAGATTTTCAGATCCAGAGAGAGTAAACTACAAATTTGAAAGTGGCACTTG CAGCAAGACGGAGCTTATCGATGGCAACACGGTGGTGAGGGCTCGAGGTTTGCCCTGGCAGTCTTCAGATCAAGATATTGCAAGGTTCTTCAAAGGACTCAATATTGCCaa ggGTGGTGCAGCTCTTTGTCTGAATGCTCAGGGGCGGAGGAACGGGGAAGCTCTGGTTAGATTTGTAAGTGAGGAGCACAGAGATCTGGCCCTGCAGAGGCACAAACATCATATGGGGACCCGTTACATCGAG gtTTACAAAGCAACAGGCGAAGACTTTCTTAAAATTGCCGGAG GGACATCCAATGAGGTGGCCCAGTTTCTCTCCAAGGAAAACCAAGTCATCGTGCGCATGCGGGGGCTCCCTTTCACAGCCACGGCGGAAGAAGTGGTAGCCTTCTTTGGACAGCACTGCCCTATCACTGGGGGGAAGGAAGGCATCCTCTTCGTCACCTACCCAGATGGTAGGCCCACGGGAGATGCTTTTGTGCTCTTTGCTTGTGAGGAGTATGCTCAGAACGCCCTGAGGAAGCACAAGGACTTGTTGGGTAAAAGATACATCGAGCTCTTCAGAAGCACAGCAGCTGAAGTTCAGCAG GTGCTGAATCGGTTCTCCTCCGCTCCTTTGATTCCACTTCCCACCGCTCCCATCATCCCTGTGCTACCTCAGCAGTTTGTGCCCCCCACAAATGTAAGAGACTGCGTACGTCTGCGAGGTCTTCCCTATGCCGCCACCATAGAAGACATTCTGGACTTCCTGGGGGAGTTTTCCACAGACATTCGTACGCATGGGGTTCACATGGTATTGAACCACCAG GGACGCCCGTCAGGAGATGCCTTTATCCAGATGAAGTCTACAGACAGAGCATTCATGGCTGCGCAGAAGTATCATAAAAAAACCATGAAGGACAGATATGTTGAAGTCTTTCAGTGTTCAGCTGAGGAGATGAACTTTGTGTTAATGGGGGGCACTTTAAATCGAAATGGCTTATCCCCACCGCCAT GCCTGTCTCCTCCCTCCTACACATTCCCAGCTCCTGCAGCCGTGATTCCTACCGAAGCTGCCATTTATCAGCCTTCCCTGCTCTTGAACCCACGGGCACTGCAGCCCTCCACTGCTTACTACCCAGCAGGCACTCAGCTGTTCATGAACTACACAGCCTACTATCCCAG
- the Esrp1 gene encoding epithelial splicing regulatory protein 1 isoform X10 yields the protein MSRYGASQVEDMGNIILAMISEPYNHRFSDPERVNYKFESGTCSKTELIDGNTVVRARGLPWQSSDQDIARFFKGLNIAKGGAALCLNAQGRRNGEALVRFVSEEHRDLALQRHKHHMGTRYIEVYKATGEDFLKIAGGTSNEVAQFLSKENQVIVRMRGLPFTATAEEVVAFFGQHCPITGGKEGILFVTYPDGRPTGDAFVLFACEEYAQNALRKHKDLLGKRYIELFRSTAAEVQQVLNRFSSAPLIPLPTAPIIPVLPQQFVPPTNVRDCVRLRGLPYAATIEDILDFLGEFSTDIRTHGVHMVLNHQGRPSGDAFIQMKSTDRAFMAAQKYHKKTMKDRYVEVFQCSAEEMNFVLMGGTLNRNGLSPPPCKLPCLSPPSYTFPAPAAVIPTEAAIYQPSLLLNPRALQPSTAYYPAGTQLFMNYTAYYPSV from the exons ATGTCCAGATACGGAGCCTCCCAAGTTGAAGACATGGGGAACATAATTTTAGCGATGATCTCAGAGCCCTACA ATCACAGATTTTCAGATCCAGAGAGAGTAAACTACAAATTTGAAAGTGGCACTTG CAGCAAGACGGAGCTTATCGATGGCAACACGGTGGTGAGGGCTCGAGGTTTGCCCTGGCAGTCTTCAGATCAAGATATTGCAAGGTTCTTCAAAGGACTCAATATTGCCaa ggGTGGTGCAGCTCTTTGTCTGAATGCTCAGGGGCGGAGGAACGGGGAAGCTCTGGTTAGATTTGTAAGTGAGGAGCACAGAGATCTGGCCCTGCAGAGGCACAAACATCATATGGGGACCCGTTACATCGAG gtTTACAAAGCAACAGGCGAAGACTTTCTTAAAATTGCCGGAG GGACATCCAATGAGGTGGCCCAGTTTCTCTCCAAGGAAAACCAAGTCATCGTGCGCATGCGGGGGCTCCCTTTCACAGCCACGGCGGAAGAAGTGGTAGCCTTCTTTGGACAGCACTGCCCTATCACTGGGGGGAAGGAAGGCATCCTCTTCGTCACCTACCCAGATGGTAGGCCCACGGGAGATGCTTTTGTGCTCTTTGCTTGTGAGGAGTATGCTCAGAACGCCCTGAGGAAGCACAAGGACTTGTTGGGTAAAAGATACATCGAGCTCTTCAGAAGCACAGCAGCTGAAGTTCAGCAG GTGCTGAATCGGTTCTCCTCCGCTCCTTTGATTCCACTTCCCACCGCTCCCATCATCCCTGTGCTACCTCAGCAGTTTGTGCCCCCCACAAATGTAAGAGACTGCGTACGTCTGCGAGGTCTTCCCTATGCCGCCACCATAGAAGACATTCTGGACTTCCTGGGGGAGTTTTCCACAGACATTCGTACGCATGGGGTTCACATGGTATTGAACCACCAG GGACGCCCGTCAGGAGATGCCTTTATCCAGATGAAGTCTACAGACAGAGCATTCATGGCTGCGCAGAAGTATCATAAAAAAACCATGAAGGACAGATATGTTGAAGTCTTTCAGTGTTCAGCTGAGGAGATGAACTTTGTGTTAATGGGGGGCACTTTAAATCGAAATGGCTTATCCCCACCGCCATGTAAGTTACCAT GCCTGTCTCCTCCCTCCTACACATTCCCAGCTCCTGCAGCCGTGATTCCTACCGAAGCTGCCATTTATCAGCCTTCCCTGCTCTTGAACCCACGGGCACTGCAGCCCTCCACTGCTTACTACCCAGCAGGCACTCAGCTGTTCATGAACTACACAGCCTACTATCCCAG